Proteins co-encoded in one Nocardioides sp. genomic window:
- a CDS encoding PfkB family carbohydrate kinase has product MTRVIHTGQALVDVVLEVPALPRRGQNVMATSSTRYAGGSVNVLVAAARFGASCVLAGAHGTGPNGDLIRSALAGEGISASAAPIVSRDTAACLVLVEPSAERTFVTELGAEREISVSSLSASAPSPGDLVCVTGYSLALQSTRDPLLAWLATLAPEVVVVLDPGAAFAGLPAQVRSTMLGHTDIWTSNAEEAADLLAALGAPLPADADTMADPASAIAPLLRGDAITLVRDGPLGCAVTVSGRTTLVPGFPQEPVDTNGAGDTHTGALMAEIAAGRDWVEACRRANAAAAIKVTRRGPATAPTGGEVAEFLRASAGVERTPVRSTTGEPGA; this is encoded by the coding sequence GTGACCCGAGTCATCCACACCGGCCAGGCCCTGGTCGACGTCGTCCTCGAAGTGCCCGCGCTGCCGCGGCGCGGACAGAACGTGATGGCCACCTCCTCGACTCGCTATGCCGGAGGGTCGGTCAACGTGCTCGTGGCGGCAGCGCGGTTCGGTGCATCATGTGTGCTCGCGGGCGCGCACGGCACCGGACCCAATGGCGATCTGATCCGCTCGGCGCTGGCCGGCGAGGGGATCTCCGCCTCAGCCGCACCGATCGTGTCTCGCGACACCGCCGCCTGCCTGGTGCTGGTCGAGCCGTCGGCGGAGCGTACGTTCGTCACCGAGTTGGGGGCCGAGCGCGAGATCAGCGTGTCGTCGCTGTCCGCCTCGGCGCCGTCACCGGGCGATCTGGTGTGCGTCACGGGCTATTCGCTGGCCTTGCAATCGACCCGCGACCCGTTGCTGGCTTGGCTTGCGACCTTGGCTCCTGAAGTCGTCGTGGTGCTGGATCCGGGCGCGGCCTTCGCCGGCCTGCCTGCGCAGGTGCGGTCGACGATGTTGGGGCATACCGACATCTGGACCAGCAACGCCGAGGAGGCCGCCGACCTGCTGGCCGCACTCGGCGCTCCCCTGCCCGCCGACGCCGACACGATGGCCGATCCCGCGTCGGCGATCGCTCCGCTGTTGCGCGGCGACGCGATCACCCTCGTGCGCGACGGCCCGCTCGGCTGCGCGGTGACGGTGTCAGGACGTACGACCCTGGTGCCCGGCTTCCCACAAGAACCCGTGGACACCAACGGCGCGGGCGACACCCACACCGGCGCCTTGATGGCCGAGATCGCCGCCGGTCGCGACTGGGTCGAGGCGTGTCGACGGGCCAACGCCGCGGCGGCGATCAAGGTGACCCGGCGCGGCCCGGCCACGGCGCCGACGGGGGGCGAGGTGGCCGAGTTCTTGCGCGCCTCGGCTGGGGTTGAGCGGACCCCTGTCCGCTCAACCACCGGAGAACCGGGGGCTTAG